Proteins from one Monodelphis domestica isolate mMonDom1 chromosome 6, mMonDom1.pri, whole genome shotgun sequence genomic window:
- the TEX15 gene encoding testis-expressed protein 15 isoform X4, translating into MSFLLPLPPPEIFMIVGQEEVSAGPLPLTCSRMPDSFRGRPLLRGETVGARVNTRMEVKETKRGKSLSQRSASCRDHVAPGSSTSLEAHSLKNFTIPKIHRAAEKVYLSSCHTNRREYSSISHTLSQCRLDLSCELQSSWQFGETKLVHNEYLEKKFSAKRSEMREHGRRGRELEEHYCFLALSHSAVSRMYQSGLCTRESTLKALGNPLLGVYLFRHADVALSYARSRKHHVDNLMIFKVLYGKVKKIQPVMDKSKACLDPSPNFDCHMSRLIPTAKDIIEQQAVGSAVYLYEYNTLSKPVDKPRQCLPYATITVKFLGQKAESGPTITSLRFLSAGFPKWSEKRGSLNNCTIAKRIGKGKDATVIYEHFPKPTDSSAQDSCSCNAEMNPDISSPCGSVQNNSFFAVDTPDSQNDYNLTENHNLSQVQTIEANPPLLASVGATQNVNGDLLINLNYLEKFFNTLSAAVTFPNSVGTSTVTTSKLIKDPRLLRRGVPHDQANPESGSQETLPLESREEYPDSQMNSLPSLPMAAALPPGAIPGEPMALNLGSPHPEGLSHDAALKGVLSQNCDCRAIHEVVMDDPKEDQHHTDLQVPLPYASKEVIPEHDNREYIDKEMDSSSEMNKILLPVKKQARGKCISEMNHFPRKGMPMDTNSESLSNLVSQESQPDDLKIVHEILQPSSPGLLQVQKETRNKYNQGTQNVKSLNTDTENHSQQGKNKYCKKKENYDSTHGEKSSSRECCVSYEKHKVLILSHQDSNDCKKPRNQGTVTIPMRPSTSREQERKHIPWKSENSYPVLSTQKSSKNCLEEWLKCERMYIDKYFSKPPKVTELKMESLHLTPISMKANVSQEMDIIVQTKEKPNDLINLALDTEVSHSKVIRDGSEKYLGVSEGNENGLLSPEDPHKDGKMDVCLAEEADQSQVCPMFCDPVFGDDNIAFPDLNVYFQEQELRNEEHNGSHPKEEGRESLSTEKNKMENIYVNEKQIVYMEENCTTMVNNERDIKNLGRSEVIHSEKFSSVFNFTWKKSYMPLETALVENESRVIPGSQRGILFSHKRKLMPLTSTTTLSESTSSSAACVCKNSGANMPIPAALTPEFRHEFEDNQRNFQGIAQAIQSPSFGACGRNIFGEHQNDANYGRASEAHTQPTISEDQGVLPPQDLDFNNEIEVEFEQCEGSFLQLQGTAIHGNLPTDEMSSVYQLLESRIDWENLLGSQKPSEISKSTWPQEDGSQCFLKECSCIYSWTQKNHRDLLSPVVVPDLQVEITNIIQTRFTLSQEPLAMQGEVLVCPTPDTEEAEMNAVWKELESMADAPQFTCENTDSPSQGELFMDIWPEASELNRNLVISPPPESSAVHKACSPQPAATSKATQDDRPCPLAKLTAVHNKAPRGKDTRSKNSRRKQSLSSFKDKIIQRRNFRYPEPYGVTRKTSHHQSSEQFSSLSEGRIRTFSQSERYIRSVLNVLYSEASLCKSKRLSRKLNRAVLHLKKAHRRVHRSLQLITKVREKKRKSPLPKSYEVIRNSLWECCDLEGYNFLTERRYYSRHYWQKRKNDKREEKRSERLQVVGSRTSFPHHQGYSSSSSRDQGVRRSFSIEGPSTKASRSRVSTPRSTTLHRPHHSKSRGSASSRSSGKGPKRGADCQLSKGQQKAFPSHHSDDVNSREAPTGTHSTPPTMERNGEFCSDFGGNDLPLDTNKPNVGGNNETDSQENPDISISALKSGTEHCFNVDVSKTDQLRWPMGPPELEGYLPAEKSLALTRSLNPSMGSEHLVRASGDLAPWTSQEGESMFLDLSGISVENKEAEWWTLHSKRQPTVVGLAPCSPSLQQEEPQLQDDGEDSLDTIWGPCKNYLHRGDREEGSDTENTREGPVPPEKNKNCMNYAVDVLLNNISLENMRHSLSQKSRVKEKVKKRWKKQVEREQQGEKPVEHSSVLTELCEKSPIQIEDQGKQGQGLDSSVVTASWRKTTPSQLARTKEKEGGGQMEAEDGPTLSTITPQATMLGDPAIRKKVPQTRVRKMHSRIPEAEPTRQPPPTSELEARPEEDPPTLILKLSRILQKADEASTLKSLQEQIDTCQAVLPLFIEAFERKQKCSFKHILISRELLVEGNGWNNCKHHLHPQAVDSLVELQMMMETIQFIENKKGLLGSKPTFRSLLWYDASLYGELLRGNQGYQQQACLYPAFQDRLRYNAFSELQHYHDQLIKLLEVAKNKNKSYYVILKYKRQIKECEDVMKHSSNFNFSLSAPFTCGVNFGDNLEDLESLRKSTLELISNQDHFLRVQSCSGKQDHLWIIMEMISSKMHFIKNSESVGMKISLYGLEHIFFDAAKSLVWKERGLSVIKKDSPEKRKEELLRFNECALNKLQQIYETVEANSKAECASMGLLEETVDTPSKHCDCIDGEDKPSWENFRFSDTLFPLSDMCQVGEIINQAGSADLKQLQELTARCTGHLETLKKCFQILQEAAVDSVLITEDNVLDLVKKHRQESVILKPEAVEMYIEVVMLSETIHFLKNVMAKKLDKPRFRGMLWFDLSLLSELIENQEKIASFLFLKENAAGCLWEAVESAILELKSEVAVICEYPEGTNSSYALQLLTRELLELSEIRTFLEQATLPMATYVDLVPYTLTVNYGTTLSELEHNYELFAVLLKNLTLASQKDLGKMAHVMRVMKTIEYLKVSCAKMGWCELSLLTCQMFTNAEKALQWKKEQTRGDHETKPRMVTKKLGAAWRQLLSPSGLPHKGPTVSKKRAFTLALCESGQEQLKSPDLPNCKKPKVSPQSSDRPATEVEKGLEREREKVADEGGPLGLVPPPHLSQTGKWPHDVPVQGAPGPSCLLLLQGPTRDGLPGGTAGPQESAAGTRGRGLPRSLIKRSWSEGALPNPPGLPLQTSKASLGPCLRQGPDAPQAAPILAGANSHSEANLHSATATEGSTFLHPDHERFPGPGMVLPGHVAVVIQPSCLGASELLSTQNRLLGPPGPPQPGQRPEPPSQRAPGAPGVCPFSLQLPPQQPESGLGVFVPASGGCWNGHSQQNPPDPQVWGPSYTSFYPSYSWCVYHYCTSGGCSGGSSVTHTYQGMASYEGQPPPQAMARPPVYHFPSGPLGHSGPGDPQRSGFGQPLPMQGMGASHHGPLPCPAAWPPFVATTCASSQGLPQVSYPCQFSPGLFPGGTCTCASWQQGSLQNGH; encoded by the exons TGTACTTGTCATCTTGCCACACCAATCGGAGGGAGTACAGTTCCATAAGCCATACCCTTTCCCAGTGCAGACTCGACCTGAGCTGTGAGCTCCAGTCATCTTGGCAGTTTGGGGAAACGAAACTAGTTCACAATGAATACCTGGAAAAAAAGTTTTCAGCCAAAAG GTCGGAGATGCGGGAGCACGGCCGGCGAGGCCGAGAACTGGAGGAGCATTACTGCTTCTTGGCACTGTCGCACAGCGCCGTGTCCCGGATGTACCAGAGCGGGCTGTGCACCAGGGAGTCGACCCTGAAGGCGCTCGGCAACCCCCTGCTCGGCGTCTACCTGTTCCGGCATGCTGACGTGGCCCTGAGTTACGCGCGCAGTCGGAAGCACCACGTGGACAACCTCATGATTTTTAAG GTTCTCTACGGGAAGGTGAAGAAGATCCAGCCTGTGATGGACAAGAGCAAAGCCTGTCTGGACCCTTCACCCAACTTCGACTGCCACATGTCACGCCTCATCCCCACGGCCAAAGACATCATCGAGCAGCAGGCCGTGGGCTCCGCA GTTTATCTCTACGAATACAACACACTTTCAAAGCCTGTGGACAAGCCCCGGCAGTGTCTTCCATATGCCACTATAACGGTCAAATTTCTTGGTCAGAAAGCAGAAAGTGGGCCAACTATCACCTCCTTGCGGTTTCTCTCTGCGGGCTTTCCCAAGTGGTCTG AAAAAAGGGGCTCTTTGAATAACTGTACCATTGCCAAAAGGATCGGGAAGGGGAAAGATGCCACTGTCATCTACGAGCATTTCCCAAAGCCTACAGATTCCTCAGCTCAGGACAGCTGCTCCTGTAATGCAGAGATGAATCCTGATATATCTTCTCCCTGTGGAAGCGTACAGAATAACAGCTTCTTTGCTGTAGACACCCCAGATAGCCAAAACGACTATAATTTAACAGAAAACCACAACCTATCTCAAGTGCAAACAATTGAGGCTAACCCGCCCCTCCTAGCCAGTGTGGGTGCCACTCAAAATGTGAATGGTGACCTGTTGATAAACTTGAATTACCTTGAAAAATTCTTCAACACCCTTTCTGCTGCAGTCACTTTTCCTAACAGTGTTGGCACCAGCACCGTGACAACCTCCAAGCTCATCAAGGACCCCAGGCTGCTGAGAAGAGGAGTACCCCATGACCAAGCCAATCCTGAGTCAGGCTCCCAAGAGACTTTGCCATTAGAGAGCAGGGAAGAATACcctgattcacaaatgaattctttgcCATCCCTGCCCATGGCTGCTGCCCTCCCCCCTGGTGCCATCCCTGGTGAGCCCATGGCACTCAATCTGGGCTCCCCTCATCCTGAGGGTTTGTCCCATGACGCTGCTTTGAAAGGCGTTTTGTCTCAGAACTGTGACTGCAGGGCTATCCATGAGGTTGTCATGGATGATCCAAAAGAAGACCAACATCATACTGATCTTCAGGTGCCTCTTCCCTATGCTTCCAAAGAAGTCATTCCAGAGCATGATAACCGGGAATATATTGACAAAGAAATGGATAGCTCAAGCGAGATGAACAAAATACTTCTTCCAGTTAAGAAACAAGCCAGAGGAAAGTGCATTTCAGAGATGAATCACTTTCCTAGAAAGGGCATGCCAATGGATACCAATTCAGAGAGTCTTAGTAACCTTGTAAGCCAGGAATCGCAGCCTGATGACCTCAAAATTGTCCATGAAATACTTCAACCATCCTCTCCAGGACTTCTCCAGGTTCAGAAAGAAACCAGAAATAAATACAATCAGGGTACTCAAAATGTGAAAAGCTTGAACACAGATACAGAAAACCATTCCCAACAAGGCAAAAATAAGTACtgcaagaagaaagagaattatgACTCTACTCACGGAGAAAAGAGTAGCTCAAGAGAATGTTGTGTCTCTTATGAAAAGCATAAGGTTTTGATTTTATCCCACCAAGACAGCAATGATTGTAAAAAACCTAGGAACCAGGGGACAGTAACTATTCCAATGCGACCTTCCACATCTCGAGAGCAAGAAAGGAAACACATACCTTGGAAATCAGAAAATAGTTACCCAGTACTAAGTACACAGAAATCTTCCAAAAATTGCCTTGAAGAGTGGTTGAAATGTGAACGAATGTATATTGATAAATACTTTTCCAAACCTCCAAAAGTAACAGAACTAAAAATGGAAAGTCTGCATCTGACACCCATTAGCATGAAGGCCAATGTTTCCCAGGAGATGGACATCATTgttcagaccaaagaaaagccaaatgaTTTGATTAATTTGGCACTTGACACGGAAGTGTCACATTCCAAGGTGATCAGAGATGGGAGTGAGAAATACTTGGGTGTTagtgaaggaaatgaaaatggaCTGTTGTCCCCAGAAGACCCACATAAAGATGGCAAAATGGATGTCTGCCTTGCTGAAGAGGCAGACCAGAGTCAAGTTTGCCCTATGTTCTGCGACCCAGTGTTTGGAGATGACAATATCGCTTTTCCTGATTTGAATGTTTATTTTCAAGAACAGGAATTAAGGAATGAAGAACATAATGGCTCACATCctaaagaagaggggagagagagtctttctacagaaaaaaataaaatggaaaatatttatgtaaatgaGAAGCAAATTGTTTATATGGAGGAAAACTGCACCACAATGGTCAATAATGAGAGAGATATCAAGAATTTGGGCAGGTCAGAAGTTATACATTCTGAAAAGTTTTCTTCAGTATTTAATTTCACCTGGAAAAAAAGCTACATGCCTTTAGAAACTGCCCTGGTTGAAAATGAAAGCAGAGTTATCCCGGGGAGTCAAAGAGGGATACTTTTCAGTCACAAAAGGAAGCTGATGCCACTGACTTCCACAACCACGTTGTCAGAGTCCACAAGTTCCTCAGCAGCCTGTGTGTGCAAAAACTCTGGCGCCAACATGCCCATCCCTGCTGCTCTGACACCAGAGTTCAGGCACGAGTTTGAAGACAACCAAAGGAACTTCCAAGGAATAGCCCAAGCCATCCAGAGCCCCAGTTTTGGAGCATGTGGGAGAAATATATTTGGGGAACATCAAAATGATGCAAACTATGGCAGAGCCAGTGAAGCCCATACGCAGCCAACTATTAGTGAGGACCAAGGGGTCCTGCCTCCTCAGGATCTGGACTTTAACAATGAGattgaagtggaatttgaacaaTGTGAAGGCTCTTTCCTGCAACTACAAGGCACAGCCATCCATGGAAATCTGCCTACTGATGAAATGAGCTCTGTGTACCAACTCCTAGAATCTCGTATAGACTGGGAAAATCTACTTGGAAGCCAGAAGCCCTCAGAGATTTCCAAAAGCACTTGGCCACAGGAGGATGGAAGCCAATGTTTCCTTAAGGAATGCAGTTGCATTTATTCTTGGACCCAGAAAAACCATCGGGATCTCTTAAGTCCAGTGGTGGTTCCTGATTTACAAGTTGAAATTACAAATATCATTCAGACAAGGTTCACCCTTTCTCAAGAGCCACTAGCAATGCAAGGTGAGGTGCTGGTGTGCCCCACACCGGATACTGAAGAGGCAGAAATGAATGCTGTGTGGAAAGAATTAGAATCTATGGCCGATGCTCCCCAGTTCACCTGTGAAAACACAGACTCTCCCAGCCAAGGTGAGCTTTTCATGGACATATGGCCAGAGGCATCTGAACTTAACAGGAATCTGGTCATTTCCCCACCTCCTGAGTCATCAGCAGTTCACAAAGCATGTTCCCCTCAACCTGCTGCTACTTCTAAAGCCACACAGGATGATAGGCCCTGCCCCTTGGCAAAGCTAACGGCTGTCCataacaaagctccaagaggaaaGGACACGAGATCCAAAAACAGCAGACGGAAACAGTCACTGTCCTCCTTCAAGGACAAAATCATACAAAGGAGAAACTTCAGATATCCAGAGCCTTATGGAGTAACCAGAAAGACATCTCATCACCAGTCATCTGAacagttttcttctttgtctgAGGGACGGATCAGGACCTTTTCACAGTCGGAAAGGTACATCAGAAGCGTTCTGAACGTCCTCTACAGTGAAGCATCTTTGTGCAAGAGCAAACGTCTGTCCCGAAAACTAAACCGAGCTGTTCTCCATTTAAAGAAAGCCCACAGAAGGGTTCACCGATCCTTGCAGCTCATCACAAAAgtcagggagaaaaagagaaagagtccCTTGCCGAAATCCTATGAGGTCATACGTAATAGTTTGTGGGAATGTTGTGACTTGGAAGGTTATAACTTTCTGACAGAAAGGAGGTATTACTCGAGGCATTATtggcagaagagaaaaaatgacaaaCGGGAAGAGAAGAGATCTGAAAGACTGCAAGTGGTTGGGTCTCGGACCTCTTTCCCACACCACCAGGGttacagcagcagcagtagcagggACCAGGGAGTCCGGAGGTCATTTTCCATAGAAGGTCCATCCACCAAGGCATCTAGAAGTCGAGTGAGCACCCCGAGAAGCACCACTCTTCACAGACCACATCACTCCAAGTCTCGGGGCTCAGCATCAAGCAGGAGCAGTGGGAAAGGCCCCAAAAGAGGGGCTGACTGCCAGCTCTCCAAAGGACAGCAAAAAGCTTTCCCTTCTCATCATTCTGATGATGTCAACTCCAGGGAGGCTCCCACAGGAACCCATTCTACTCCACCTACAATGGAAAGAAATGGGGAGTTTTGCAGTGACTTTGGGGGAAATGACCTTCCCCTTGATACCAATAAACCAAATGTAGGAGGCAATAATGAAACTGACTCCCAAGAGAATCCTGATATATCCATTTCAGCCTTAAAATCAGGCACAGAACACTGTTTCAATGTAGATGTCTCTAAAACAGATCAGCTGAGGTGGCCTATGGGTCCCCCAGAATTGGAAGGTTACCTTCCTGCAGAAAAGTCACTAGCACTCACAAGAAGCTTGAATCCAAGCATGGGTTCGGAACACTTGGTTAGGGCCTCTGGTGATCTGGCTCCCTGGACAAGTCAAGAGGGAGAGAGTATGTTCTTAGATTTATCCGGCATCTCTGTTGAAAATAAAGAGGCCGAATGGTGGACTCTCCACTCCAAGAGGCAGCCAACTGTCGTTGGGCTTGCACCCTGCTCTCCATCTCTACAGCAAGAGGAGCCACAACTTCAAGATGATGGAGAGGATTCTTTAGATACGATTTGGGGCCCTTGCAAAAATTACCTTCACAGAGGggatagggaggaaggaagtgataCTGAAAATACCCGAGAGGGGCCTGTACCacctgagaaaaataaaaattgtatgaACTATGCTGTCGATGTCCTTTTAAATAACATCTCTTTGGAGAACATGAGGCATTCCTTATCACAAAAATCCAGAGTAaaggaaaaggtgaaaaaaagatggaaaaaacaaGTAGAAAGGGAACAACAGGGAGAAAAGCCAGTAGAACACTCAAGTGTTTTAACAGAACTTTGTGAAAAATCTCCCATCCAGATAGAAGACCAAGGTAAACAGGGCCAGGGCTTAGACAGTTCTGTGGTGACTGCCTCCTGGAGGAAGACGACCCCCAGTCAGCTGGCCAGGACCAAGGAAAAGGAGGGCGGAGGGCAGATGGAAGCTGAGGATGGGCCAACCCTCTCCACCATTACACCACAAGCCACAATGCTGGGTGATCCTGCAATCAGGAAGAAAGTCCCCCAGACCCGTGTCAGGAAAATGCACTCAAGGATTCCTGAGGCTGAACCTACTCGGCAGCCACCTCCCACAAGTGAATTAGAGGCTCGGCCGGAGGAGGACCCTCCAACACTCATCTTGAAACTGTCAAGAATTCTGCAAAAGGCAGATGAGGCGTCCACTCTGAAGAGTTTACAAGAACAAATCGACACATGTCAAGcagttcttcctttattcattgaagcttttgaaagaaaacaaaaatgttccTTTAAACATATACTGATTTCTCGGGAGCTGCTGGTAGAAGGGAATGGTTGGAATAATTGTAAACACCACCTCCACCCACAAGCGGTAGATTCCCTGGTAGAACTCCAAATGATGATGGAAACCATACAGTTCATTGAGAACAAGAAAGGTCTGTTGGGCAGTAAGCCCACCTTCCGAAGTCTGCTGTGGTATGATGCTTCCCTGTATGGGGAGCTGCTCCGTGGGAATCAGGGCTACCAGCAGCAGGCCTGCCTCTACCCTGCTTTTCAAGACCGACTTAGGTACAACGCCTTCAGCGAATTACAGCACTACCATGACCAACTGATCAAACTCTTAGAAGTGGCCAAGAATAAGAACAAATCCTACTATGTCATCTTAAAATACAAAAGGCAGATTAAAGAGTGTGAAGATGTCATGAAACACAGCTCTAActtcaatttctctctttctgcaCCGTTCACCTGTGGGGTTAATTTTGGAGATAatttagaagatctagaaagtttAAGAAAAAGCACTTTGGAACTCATCAGTAACCAGGATCATTTCCTTAGAGTTCAGTCTTGTTCTGGGAAGCAGGATCATCTCTGGATCATCATGGAAATGATCTCTTCCAAGATGCACTTTATAAAAAACTCTGAATCTGTTGGCATGAAGATATCTCTCTATGGCCTGGAACACATCTTTTTTGATGCTGCTAAAAGTCTCGTTTGGAAAGAGAGGGGCCTATCAGTTATCAAAAAAGACTCTcctgagaagaggaaggaagaactaCTCAGATTTAATGAGTGTGCCCTTAACAAGCTTCAGCAGATCTATGAGACTGTGGAGGCTAACAGCAAAGCAGAATGTGCTTCCATGGGTTTGCTTGAGGAAACTGTTGATACTCCCAGTAAGCACTGTGACTGCATAGATGGAGAGGATAAGCCTAGCTGGGAAAATTTCAGGTTTAGTGatactctttttcctctctcagaTATGTGCCAAGTTGGAGAAATAATAAACCAAGCAGGATCTGCTGACCTGAAACAATTACAGGAACTGACAGCAAGATGCACGGGCCATTTAGAGACCTTAAAGAAATGCTTCCAGATTCTGCAGGAGGCCGCTGTGGATAGTGTCTTGATCACAGAAGACAACGTGTTAGACCTGGTCAAGAAGCATCGCCAAGAGTCAGTCATCCTGAAACCTGAAGCTGTTGAGATGTACATCGAAGTGGTTATGCTCTCTGAAACAATTCACTTCCTGAAAAATGTCATGGCCAAAAAACTGGACAAACCAAGGTTTCGGGGGATGTTGtggtttgatttgtctctccTTTCTGAGTTGatagaaaaccaagaaaaaatagCTTCCTTCTTGTTTCTCAAAGAAAATGCAGCAGGCTGCCTATGGGAAGCCGTGGAATCGGCCATATTGGAACTGAAAAGCGAGGTGGCTGTCATCTGTGAGTACCCTGAAGGGACCAATTCCTCTTATGCACTCCAGCTACTGACCAGAGAACTCTTGGAACTCTCTGAAATAAGGACATTCCTGGAACAGGCCACCCTACCCATGGCCACATATGTGGACCTGGTGCCTTATACCTTGACTGTAAATTATGGCACGACCCTTTCTGAACTCGAGCACAATTACGAGTTGTTTGCTGTATTGTTGAAAAACCTCACTTTGGCTTCCCAGAAAGATCTGGGGAAGATGGCCCATGTCATGAGAGTCATGAAGACCATTGAATATCTGAAGGTCTCCTGTGCCAAAATGGGATGGTGTGAGCTCTCTCTTCTCACCTGCCAAATGTTCACCAATGCGGAGAAAGCCCTCCAGTGGAAAAAAGAGCAGACCAGAGGAGACCATGAGACGAAGCCCAGAATGGTCACCAAGAAACTGGGGGCTGCTTGGAGACAGCTTCTGTCTCCCTCTGGCTTACCCCACAAAGGTCCAACTGTCTCCAAAAAACGAGCTTTCACTTTAGCTCTTTGTGAAAGTGGTCAGGAGCAACTCAAGAGTCCTGATCTACCAAATTGCAAAAAACCAAAG GTCTCACCACAGAGCAGCGATCGTCCAGCCACGGAGGTGGAGAAAGGCCTGGAGCGGGAGAG GGAGAAGGTGGCTGATGAGGGAGGCCCCCTGGGCCTTGTCCCCCCTCCCCATCTGAGCCAGACCGGGAAGTGGCCCCACGATGTGCCCGTGCAGGGGGCTCCAGGGCCCAGCTGCCTGCTCCTCCTGCAAGGCCCCACCAGAGACGGCCTCCCAGGCGGCACAGCCGGGCCACAGGAAAGCGCAGCGGGAACTCGAGGGAGAGGCCTGCCCAGAAGCCTGATTAAGAGAAGCTGGTCTGAGGGGGCCCTTCCCAACCCCCCAGGCCTTCCTCTCCAGACCTCGAAAGCCTCTCTCGGTCCCTGTCTAAGGCAAGGACCAGACGCCCCACAGGCTGCACCCATTTTGGCAGGTGCCAACTCCCATAGCGAAGCCAATCTCCATTCTGCCACCGCAACAGAGGGCTCAACCTTCCTCCATCCGGACCACGAGAGGTTCCCTGGCCCGGGCATGGTCCTGCCGGGCCACGTGGCTGTTGTCATTCAGCCCAGCTGTCTGGGTGCCTCTGAATTACTGTCCACTCAGAACAGACTTCTGGGCCCCCCAGGGCCCCCCCAGCCAGGCCAGAGGCCCGAGCCCCCAAGCCAGCGGGCCCCTGGGGCACCCGGGGTGTGCCCCTTCTCCTTGCAGCTGCCGCCACAGCAGCCTGAAAGCGGGCTGGGGGTATTCGTGCCAGCCTCTGGGGGCTGCTGGAATGGCCACTCCCAGCAGAACCCCCCAGATCCTCAGGTTTGGGGCCCCTCCTACACCTCCTTCTACCCTTCCTATTCTTGGTGTGTGTACCACTACTGCACCAGTGGCGGCTGCAGCGGGGGCAGCTCTGTCACCCACACCTACCAGGGCATGGCATCCTATGAGGGCCAGCCTCCCCCTCAGGCTATGGCCAGGCCGCCCGTCTATCACTTTCCCTCTGGGCCGCTTGGCCATTCTGGCCCCGGGGACCCTCAGAGGAGCGGCTTTGGACAGCCACTGCCCATGCAGGGCATGGGTGCCTCCCACCACGGCCCACTCCCCTGCCCTGCCGCATGGCCACCCTTTGTTGCCACCACCTGCGCGTCCAGCCAGGGACTGCCACAGGTCTCCTACCCCTGCCAGTTCAGCCCAGGCTTGTTTCCAGGAGGGACCTGCACTTGTG ctTCCTGGCAACAAGGATCTTTGCAGAATGGACATTGA